Proteins from a single region of Eriocheir sinensis breed Jianghai 21 unplaced genomic scaffold, ASM2467909v1 Scaffold113, whole genome shotgun sequence:
- the LOC126989313 gene encoding zinc finger protein OZF-like, whose translation MSAKSVGKDSLGRVTSPSTPTHSGGRPHECRECGKTFSRKSHLNTHTLTHTGERPHECRECGKKFSRKSDFKKHTLTHTGEIPHECHECGKKFSRKSDLKKHTLTHTGERPHECCECGKKFTQKSVLNRHTLTHTGERPHECCECGKKFSHKRDLSRHTLTHTGERPHECLECGKKFSQKRDLSRHTLTHTGAKPHECQECGKKFTQKINLETHTLTHTGERPHECQECGKKFYQKSVLNQHTLTHTGERPHECQECGKKFYQKSVLNQHTLTHTGERPHECQECGKMFRSTSYLNEHMYRHSGLREFKCDVCGKHFKMKRDIALHMKIHFP comes from the coding sequence atgagtgccaagagtgtgggaaaagactccctgggaagggtgacctcaccaagtacacccacacactctggaggaagacctcatgaatgccgtgagtgtggcaaaacgTTCAGCaggaagagtcacctcaacacacacacccttacacacactggtgaaagacctcatgaatgccgtgagtgtggcaaaaagttcagcaGGAAGAGTGActtcaagaaacacacccttacacacactggtgaaatacctcatgaatgccatgagtgtggcaaaaagttcagcaGGAAGAGTGACCtgaagaaacacacccttacacacactggtgaaagacctcatgaatgctgtgagtgtggcaaaaagttcactcagaagagtgtcctcaacagacacacccttacacacactggtgaaagacctcatgaatgctgtgagtgtggcaaaaagtttagTCACAAGAGGGACCTCagcagacacacccttacacacactggtgaaagacctcatgaatgcttagagtgtggcaaaaagtttagTCAGAAGAGGGACCTCagcagacacacccttacacacactggtgcaaaacctcatgaatgccaagagtgtggcaaaaagttcactcAGAAGATTAACCTTgagacacacacccttacacacactggtgaaagacctcatgaatgccaagagtgtggcaaaaagttctaTCAGAAGAGTGTCCTCAaccaacacacccttacacacactggtgaaagacctcatgaatgccaagagtgtggcaaaaagttctaTCAGAAAAGTGTCCTCAaccaacacacccttacacacactggtgaaagacctcatgaatgccaagagtgtggcaagatGTTTCGTTCTACGTCTTATCTCAATGAGCACATGTacagacactctggcctgagagagttcaagtgtgatgtttgtgggaagCATTTCAAAATGAAGCGGGATATTGCCCtccacatgaagatccacttcccctga